A window of Chitinophaga sp. MM2321 contains these coding sequences:
- a CDS encoding DUF1338 domain-containing protein translates to MLNDILDGLMSRYQQRVPDVAAVITAMIRDGLIKNAADIENDHIAFRTMGVPHLGVQSLEKIFLHYGYTKMDHYHFAAKKLDAWWYAPPAPQYPRIFISELRVSDLSKQAQDIIYSYTGDVKADPVTTLNLDDSQAVDTFLHGGLWRTPTLADFKVLAAESEYAAWVIYNRYYLNHFTVSVHNLPAGYNTVAGFNTFLEKNGFILNDAGGKIKTSPDGNLLQSATVARMIDAVFAGGETYQIAGSYVEFAERKVLPQFAHLPASQIERRHRREGFEAGNADKIFESTYTAQTKKSS, encoded by the coding sequence ATGTTAAACGATATATTAGATGGCCTCATGAGCCGCTACCAGCAGCGGGTACCGGATGTAGCAGCTGTTATTACAGCCATGATCCGGGATGGCCTTATTAAAAATGCAGCAGATATTGAAAATGATCATATCGCTTTCAGAACAATGGGCGTACCTCATTTAGGTGTACAGTCGCTGGAGAAAATTTTTCTCCACTACGGCTATACGAAAATGGATCATTATCATTTTGCGGCCAAAAAGCTGGATGCCTGGTGGTATGCGCCCCCTGCACCACAATATCCCCGCATTTTTATCAGCGAATTACGGGTCAGTGACCTCAGTAAACAGGCGCAGGACATCATTTACAGCTATACCGGCGACGTAAAAGCAGATCCCGTAACCACGCTTAACCTGGACGACAGCCAGGCTGTAGACACCTTTTTACACGGCGGTCTTTGGCGCACGCCTACCCTGGCTGATTTCAAGGTACTGGCTGCTGAAAGCGAATATGCTGCCTGGGTGATCTATAACCGCTATTACCTCAACCATTTTACGGTAAGCGTTCACAATCTGCCGGCAGGATACAATACGGTAGCAGGTTTCAACACCTTCCTGGAGAAAAACGGATTTATACTCAATGATGCCGGCGGCAAAATAAAAACAAGTCCGGATGGCAACCTGTTGCAAAGTGCTACCGTTGCCAGGATGATAGACGCCGTATTTGCCGGTGGTGAAACATATCAGATTGCAGGCTCCTATGTAGAGTTTGCAGAAAGAAAGGTATTGCCTCAGTTTGCCCACCTGCCAGCCAGCCAGATAGAGCGCCGGCACAGGCGGGAAGGCTTTGAAGCCGGTAATGCTGATAAGATCTTCGAAAGTACATACACCGCCCAAACAAAAAAAAGTTCCTAA
- a CDS encoding acyltransferase — protein sequence MKFRPVINYNSNQHITQLDAIRGWAILLVLLYHFYADHISFLGIGWAGVDLFFVLSGFLITGILLDTKGKPAFFKNFYVKRVLRIFPVYFFVLAIMLYVIPAISITAIPDLPYYLKHQPWFWTYFQNWLFTFQGYPTDRVLRYTWSLCIEEQFYMFWPFLIYRLNTKNIIRVLLIFIITANLLRLIQIDGWNDNYKYVNTFARLDTISIGALIAVLIRTRKDILEKYTPFVMVLSVTMLVVIIGYKKSLYFGNLYAAFTFLALLFGSIIIWSLSSNIPRGLSIAVNNRTMIFLGKYSYGIYLYHVPIHFWVTTGLLDYLSNTGSLNIYTTLLIKTAILLITIGISVLSFKYFETPFLKLKKKFTVRK from the coding sequence ATGAAATTCAGGCCGGTTATCAATTATAACAGCAACCAACACATAACGCAATTGGATGCTATACGCGGATGGGCCATACTACTTGTGCTCCTATACCATTTTTATGCCGACCACATCAGTTTTCTGGGAATAGGCTGGGCCGGCGTGGATCTATTCTTTGTACTGTCTGGATTCCTTATAACAGGTATCCTACTGGATACAAAAGGGAAACCAGCTTTCTTTAAAAACTTCTATGTCAAACGGGTACTCCGGATATTTCCGGTCTATTTTTTTGTATTGGCTATTATGTTATATGTTATACCTGCCATTTCCATCACCGCTATACCCGATCTCCCCTACTATTTAAAGCATCAGCCCTGGTTCTGGACATATTTTCAAAACTGGCTTTTTACTTTTCAGGGCTACCCCACAGACAGGGTACTCAGGTATACTTGGTCATTATGCATTGAAGAACAATTTTACATGTTTTGGCCTTTTCTCATTTACAGACTCAACACCAAAAATATTATCAGAGTATTACTCATCTTTATTATCACAGCCAACCTATTGCGGCTTATTCAAATTGACGGATGGAATGATAATTACAAATATGTAAATACTTTTGCAAGACTCGATACTATTTCAATAGGTGCACTGATCGCGGTTTTGATACGTACCAGGAAAGACATCCTGGAAAAGTATACTCCTTTTGTAATGGTCCTGTCTGTAACAATGTTAGTGGTTATCATTGGCTACAAGAAGAGCTTATACTTCGGAAACCTGTATGCCGCTTTCACTTTCCTCGCATTGCTCTTTGGCTCAATTATTATATGGAGCCTCTCTTCAAATATTCCGCGCGGATTAAGCATCGCTGTAAATAACAGGACGATGATATTTCTGGGAAAATATTCATATGGAATTTACTTATATCATGTGCCCATACATTTCTGGGTGACGACCGGGTTGCTGGATTACCTGAGTAATACGGGATCATTAAACATTTATACTACACTGTTGATAAAAACAGCCATCCTGCTTATAACCATAGGCATCAGTGTTTTGAGTTTCAAGTACTTTGAAACCCCCTTTCTAAAACTGAAAAAGAAGTTTACTGTCAGAAAGTGA
- the panB gene encoding 3-methyl-2-oxobutanoate hydroxymethyltransferase, with product MSVNKEIKRITTHILQKMKVDGEKISMLTAYDYSMARIFDDAGIDILLVGDSASNVMAGHETTLPITLDQMIYHAASVVRAIKRCFVVVDLPFGSYQGNSKEALSSAIRIMKETGAHGIKIEGGEEIIESVKRIISAGVPVMGHLGLTPQSIYKFGTYAVRATEETEANKLIEDAKLLQEAGCFAIVLEKIPAVLARKVAETVEIPIIGIGAGKYVDGQVLVMHDMLGINKEFKPRFLRRYLDLYSQIYGATQSYINDVKAKDFPNENEQY from the coding sequence ATGTCTGTGAATAAAGAAATAAAGCGTATTACCACGCATATTTTGCAGAAGATGAAGGTAGATGGAGAGAAAATCTCCATGCTCACTGCGTATGATTATTCCATGGCCAGGATCTTTGATGACGCAGGGATAGACATCCTGCTGGTAGGCGACTCCGCATCCAATGTGATGGCCGGTCATGAAACGACCCTCCCCATTACCCTGGATCAGATGATCTACCATGCTGCCTCGGTGGTGAGAGCCATCAAACGCTGCTTTGTAGTGGTAGACCTGCCTTTCGGCTCTTATCAGGGCAATTCCAAAGAGGCTTTGAGTTCCGCCATACGCATCATGAAGGAAACCGGTGCACATGGCATTAAGATCGAAGGTGGCGAAGAAATCATCGAATCGGTAAAACGTATCATCTCTGCCGGTGTACCCGTTATGGGCCACCTGGGCCTTACCCCGCAGTCTATTTATAAATTCGGCACCTATGCCGTTCGTGCTACGGAAGAAACAGAAGCCAACAAACTGATTGAGGACGCCAAACTACTACAGGAAGCTGGCTGTTTTGCCATCGTACTGGAAAAGATACCGGCAGTACTGGCCAGGAAAGTGGCAGAAACAGTGGAAATACCCATCATCGGTATTGGCGCCGGTAAATATGTAGATGGACAGGTACTCGTGATGCATGATATGCTGGGCATCAACAAAGAATTTAAGCCGCGTTTCCTCCGCCGCTACCTGGACCTTTACAGTCAGATCTATGGCGCTACACAGTCATATATCAATGATGTGAAAGCGAAAGATTTCCCGAATGAAAATGAACAATACTGA
- a CDS encoding exopolyphosphatase, with amino-acid sequence MKLAAIDIGSNAARLLISEASPNSIGEMDFTKVNLVRVPLRLGFDVFTNNSISEKKAEHLINTIKAYKLLLDVYEVKYLKACATSAMRDAANGNQLLQEVRTQTGVDIKIISGQEEASYIYENHVAEHMDKTKSYLYIDVGGGSTELTLFSGTRLIFKESFNIGTIRLLQQQVPDTAWQQMKDFLKVQLKNIGPVIAIGSGGNINKIFSLSKRKEGKPLSLELLKDYYKEFSNFSVGERIHLYNLREDRADVIVPALQIYVNVMRWADAAEIYVPKIGLADGLIQALYREIALPTIADQ; translated from the coding sequence ATGAAGTTAGCTGCTATTGATATAGGTTCGAATGCTGCAAGACTGCTCATATCTGAAGCATCTCCCAACAGCATTGGTGAAATGGACTTTACCAAGGTAAACCTGGTGAGAGTACCGTTGCGACTGGGTTTCGATGTATTCACCAATAACAGTATTTCCGAAAAAAAAGCGGAGCATCTTATTAATACCATCAAGGCATATAAGTTACTGCTCGATGTATACGAAGTAAAATACCTGAAAGCCTGCGCCACCTCCGCCATGCGCGATGCTGCAAATGGTAACCAGCTATTGCAGGAGGTTAGAACACAAACCGGTGTTGACATCAAAATCATTTCCGGCCAGGAAGAAGCATCTTATATTTACGAAAATCATGTGGCGGAGCACATGGATAAAACCAAGTCCTACCTCTATATCGATGTAGGCGGCGGCAGCACGGAACTAACGCTTTTCAGCGGTACCCGGCTGATCTTTAAAGAATCTTTCAACATCGGTACTATCCGGCTGTTGCAGCAACAGGTACCGGATACCGCCTGGCAACAGATGAAAGATTTCCTGAAAGTACAGTTAAAAAATATCGGACCCGTTATTGCCATCGGGTCAGGTGGTAACATCAATAAAATATTCTCGCTCTCCAAACGGAAAGAAGGCAAACCTTTATCACTGGAGCTGTTGAAAGACTATTACAAAGAATTCAGCAATTTCAGTGTAGGAGAACGCATTCACCTGTACAACCTGCGGGAAGACCGCGCAGATGTGATTGTTCCGGCCCTGCAGATCTATGTAAATGTAATGCGTTGGGCAGATGCCGCCGAAATATATGTGCCGAAGATCGGGCTGGCAGATGGACTGATCCAGGCCCTTTACCGGGAGATTGCACTTCCCACAATTGCTGACCAATAA
- the ppk1 gene encoding polyphosphate kinase 1, translated as MRLPIGENLDIMTVTATVPQKKISSKKVPAGKKKMIARDISWLSFNARVLQEAADTSVPLRERIRFLAIFSNNLDEFFRVRVATLKRMMSFGKSAKMHLEENPGKILDEIQVNVIDQQREFDRIWKDIFNELEAQHIFLRTEKQLNREQQKFVLNYFNEEVRTNIIPLMIESIQHFPILRDRSIYLAVVLARQDNSVRQKFALIEIPTNVLPRFIIMPSKEGQHDIILLEDLVRFCLPSIFYYFGYDKFSSHIIKVTRDAELDIDNDISDSLIHQIEKGLKDRRKGKAVRFVYDKDIDPLLLEYLMRRQGLSGKDNLIPGSRIHNFKDFMDFPESIFPPHIHRKTFIHPLFLNAPSVMHVIQQQDVMLHFPYHSFDTIIDLLREAAIDPNVSSIKITAYRLARNSKIVNALVNAARNGKQVTVVLELRARFDEAANLDWKSRLEDEGVKVLLGIPNTKIHAKLCVIKKRIGTKTLQCGFVSTGNLNEKTARVYGDHCLLTTNRAIIADINRVFAYLQSARHDAGILIGCKTIPVSPLNMRDTFIRLIDREIKNAKNKKKAVIILKMNSLSDPLLIAKLYEAAKVGVDVKMVIRGICCAYTENKKWKKNITAVSIVDEYLEHARVFIFHHGGQEKVYIASCDWMVRNLDHRVEAAALITDPAIRRELIDIMHIQLSGNVKTRILDNEQKNEYKKVGDKKIRTQMEIYKYLHEKQYQ; from the coding sequence ATGCGTTTGCCGATTGGAGAGAATCTTGATATTATGACAGTAACAGCAACAGTTCCGCAGAAAAAGATAAGCAGCAAAAAAGTCCCCGCCGGGAAGAAAAAAATGATTGCCAGGGATATCAGCTGGCTTTCATTTAATGCAAGAGTACTACAGGAAGCAGCAGATACCTCTGTTCCGCTGCGGGAACGCATCCGTTTTCTGGCCATTTTTTCCAATAACCTCGACGAGTTTTTCCGGGTAAGGGTAGCCACCCTCAAACGCATGATGTCCTTTGGCAAATCCGCTAAAATGCATCTCGAAGAAAATCCGGGAAAAATACTGGATGAGATCCAGGTCAATGTAATAGACCAGCAGCGCGAGTTTGACCGCATCTGGAAAGATATCTTCAACGAACTGGAAGCCCAGCACATCTTCCTGCGCACAGAAAAACAACTGAACCGGGAACAACAGAAATTTGTACTCAACTACTTTAACGAAGAAGTACGGACGAATATCATCCCGCTGATGATTGAAAGCATCCAGCACTTCCCCATTCTCCGCGACAGATCCATTTACCTGGCGGTGGTACTGGCACGACAGGATAATTCAGTGCGACAGAAATTCGCCCTCATTGAAATCCCGACCAACGTACTCCCCCGGTTTATTATCATGCCTTCCAAAGAAGGACAACACGATATTATTTTACTGGAAGATCTCGTTCGCTTTTGTTTGCCAAGCATCTTCTACTATTTCGGATACGATAAGTTCTCCTCGCACATTATCAAAGTAACACGCGATGCAGAACTGGATATAGACAATGATATTTCCGACAGCCTGATCCACCAGATCGAAAAAGGGTTGAAAGACCGCCGCAAAGGCAAGGCTGTAAGGTTTGTATATGATAAAGATATAGACCCGCTCCTGCTCGAATACCTCATGCGCCGGCAAGGACTATCCGGTAAGGATAACCTGATCCCTGGCTCAAGGATTCACAACTTCAAGGATTTCATGGATTTCCCGGAATCCATTTTTCCGCCGCATATACACCGCAAAACATTTATCCATCCGCTGTTCCTGAATGCACCCAGTGTGATGCATGTTATCCAACAACAGGATGTGATGCTGCATTTCCCTTATCATTCCTTTGATACCATCATTGATCTGCTAAGGGAAGCCGCCATAGATCCGAATGTATCCTCTATCAAAATAACTGCGTACAGACTTGCCCGTAACTCCAAAATCGTGAACGCATTAGTGAATGCCGCGCGTAATGGCAAGCAGGTAACGGTTGTACTGGAACTACGCGCCCGCTTTGATGAAGCAGCCAATCTCGACTGGAAATCACGACTGGAAGACGAAGGCGTAAAAGTATTGTTGGGTATTCCCAATACGAAAATTCATGCAAAGCTATGCGTGATCAAAAAAAGGATCGGCACCAAAACACTGCAATGCGGCTTTGTAAGCACCGGTAACCTCAACGAAAAAACGGCCAGAGTATACGGCGATCATTGTCTGCTTACCACCAACCGGGCCATCATAGCGGATATCAACCGCGTCTTTGCCTACCTGCAAAGTGCGCGGCATGATGCCGGTATCCTCATCGGATGCAAAACAATACCGGTAAGCCCGCTGAATATGCGTGATACCTTTATCCGCCTGATAGACCGGGAAATCAAAAATGCCAAAAACAAAAAGAAGGCTGTTATCATCCTGAAGATGAACTCCCTCTCCGACCCGCTGCTGATTGCCAAACTCTATGAAGCCGCTAAAGTAGGTGTAGATGTAAAAATGGTTATCCGGGGTATCTGTTGCGCCTATACGGAAAATAAAAAGTGGAAGAAAAATATCACAGCCGTCAGTATTGTAGACGAATACCTGGAACATGCCAGGGTATTCATTTTCCATCATGGCGGCCAGGAAAAGGTATATATCGCCTCCTGCGACTGGATGGTGCGTAACCTCGACCACCGCGTGGAAGCAGCGGCACTTATAACGGACCCGGCTATACGTCGGGAACTGATCGACATCATGCACATTCAGCTGAGCGGCAATGTAAAAACCCGCATACTGGACAACGAACAAAAAAACGAATACAAAAAAGTAGGCGATAAAAAGATCAGAACACAGATGGAGATCTATAAATATTTACATGAGAAGCAGTACCAATAA
- a CDS encoding lysylphosphatidylglycerol synthase transmembrane domain-containing protein: MPKMLKNVIKFICFFGIGVLLIWLFTRNITPELWGQINDALHRANYWLVIPAIVLGIASHWLRAVRWKQLMKPLGYHPSTLNTFFAVMVGYLVNLGVPRLGEVTRCGILARYEKVPADKLVGTMIAERAVDLLCLVLLLFITVFSQFDILGAYVNNAILTPIQHKIAQANITQLLIIVAIGILVILLLLWLLRLFARSKVAITIKALARGVIEGILSIGKMKNKGWFIVQSMLIWICYLSQVYMGFFCLAETSHLGISAALAVLMIGSVGMIVMPGGIGAYQPLVEKTLELYHIPYAIGFAFGWIIWLAQTLLVIFLGFLSLIALPIYNKQRKVQP; the protein is encoded by the coding sequence ATGCCCAAAATGCTTAAAAACGTCATTAAGTTTATTTGCTTTTTCGGCATAGGAGTCCTGCTGATATGGCTGTTTACCCGCAATATCACGCCTGAACTCTGGGGACAGATCAACGATGCTTTGCACAGGGCCAACTACTGGCTGGTAATTCCCGCCATCGTTCTTGGTATAGCCAGTCACTGGCTGCGCGCCGTTCGCTGGAAACAACTCATGAAACCTTTGGGCTACCACCCCTCTACTTTAAATACCTTTTTTGCCGTTATGGTCGGCTATCTTGTCAACCTGGGCGTACCCCGCCTCGGCGAAGTAACCCGCTGCGGCATACTGGCGCGGTATGAAAAGGTACCTGCTGATAAACTGGTAGGCACCATGATCGCCGAACGGGCTGTAGACCTCCTTTGCCTGGTACTGCTCCTGTTCATTACCGTATTTTCCCAGTTCGATATCCTCGGCGCCTATGTCAATAACGCCATTCTCACACCTATCCAGCACAAAATAGCACAAGCCAACATCACACAACTGCTGATCATAGTAGCAATAGGCATATTGGTCATTCTCCTTTTGTTATGGCTGCTGCGCCTCTTTGCCCGGTCCAAAGTAGCCATCACCATCAAGGCGCTCGCCAGGGGTGTAATAGAAGGCATTTTGTCTATCGGCAAAATGAAAAATAAAGGCTGGTTCATTGTGCAGTCCATGCTCATCTGGATCTGCTACCTGTCACAGGTATATATGGGCTTCTTCTGCCTCGCAGAAACCAGCCACCTGGGTATCAGTGCCGCATTGGCTGTACTGATGATCGGTAGTGTAGGCATGATCGTTATGCCTGGCGGTATCGGCGCTTATCAGCCACTGGTAGAGAAAACACTGGAACTATATCATATTCCTTACGCCATCGGTTTTGCCTTCGGCTGGATCATATGGCTGGCACAAACCCTGCTCGTGATCTTCCTTGGCTTCCTCAGCCTGATAGCTCTCCCCATTTATAACAAGCAACGAAAAGTGCAACCCTGA
- the panD gene encoding aspartate 1-decarboxylase — protein MQIEILKCKIHRAVVTEANLQYVGSITIDEDLMNAAGLIEYEKVQVVNVNNGERLETYVIRGKAGSGVICMNGPAARLVAPGDVVIIMSYATMDFEEAKKYTPVAIFPKEGNKL, from the coding sequence ATGCAAATTGAAATATTAAAGTGTAAGATCCACCGCGCGGTAGTTACGGAAGCCAACCTTCAATACGTTGGAAGCATTACGATTGATGAAGATCTGATGAATGCCGCTGGTCTGATTGAGTACGAAAAAGTACAGGTAGTAAACGTTAATAACGGAGAAAGACTGGAAACCTATGTCATCAGAGGCAAAGCAGGTTCCGGTGTAATCTGTATGAATGGTCCCGCCGCCCGTCTCGTTGCCCCCGGCGACGTGGTGATCATTATGTCCTATGCCACCATGGATTTTGAAGAAGCTAAGAAATATACGCCTGTTGCCATATTTCCGAAAGAAGGAAATAAACTGTAA
- the panC gene encoding pantoate--beta-alanine ligase, which yields MYLFKRSSDLKKHLDLVRKSNKSIGFVPTMGALHNGHLSLIQAAKKENDVVVCSIFVNPTQFNDPKDFEKYPITIEEDIKKLNDASTDILFLPSVEEMYPEGLTIGKNYDFGNLETILEGKFRQGHFQGVGRIVHKLLDIVQPHKLFMGQKDLQQCLIIRKLLIIINSTVKLVICPTERESSGLAMSSRNERLSPIARKKAVAIYQALEKLKHDFGKGLYFLEGAHEAFENLKKQGFEPEYVDILTLEGDNLHHIDQPPGNHTVVAAIAAWLDGVRLIDNMVLQGSL from the coding sequence ATGTATCTATTTAAGCGCAGCAGTGACCTGAAGAAGCACCTGGATCTGGTAAGAAAAAGCAACAAAAGCATTGGTTTTGTGCCCACTATGGGAGCATTGCACAATGGTCATCTGTCACTTATTCAGGCTGCAAAAAAAGAAAATGATGTGGTTGTTTGCAGCATCTTCGTAAATCCTACGCAATTCAATGATCCGAAAGATTTTGAAAAATATCCCATTACAATTGAAGAGGATATTAAAAAACTAAACGATGCATCAACAGATATTCTTTTCCTGCCATCTGTTGAGGAAATGTATCCTGAAGGTTTGACTATTGGTAAAAACTATGATTTCGGCAACCTGGAAACCATCCTCGAAGGTAAATTCCGACAAGGCCACTTCCAGGGGGTAGGCCGGATAGTTCACAAATTACTTGATATTGTTCAGCCTCACAAGCTTTTCATGGGACAAAAGGATCTACAACAATGTTTAATAATACGTAAGCTCCTTATAATTATAAATTCTACGGTAAAATTAGTTATATGTCCCACCGAAAGAGAATCCTCCGGACTTGCCATGAGCAGCCGTAATGAACGCCTTTCCCCCATCGCCCGCAAAAAAGCAGTGGCCATTTACCAGGCGCTGGAGAAACTGAAACACGACTTTGGCAAAGGACTCTATTTCCTGGAAGGCGCACACGAAGCCTTCGAAAACCTCAAAAAACAAGGTTTTGAGCCCGAATACGTGGACATCCTCACGCTGGAGGGGGACAACCTCCACCATATAGACCAGCCGCCCGGCAACCATACAGTGGTAGCCGCTATTGCTGCCTGGCTCGATGGCGTAAGACTGATTGATAACATGGTATTGCAGGGATCGCTATAA
- a CDS encoding glycogen/starch synthase — protein sequence MSTKKRILFIAQEMSPYLELSDYAAMVNKMAIKSNEAGLEVRVIMPRFGIINERRHRLHEVVRLSGINIVIDGDDYPLIIKVASLPNARLQVYFLDNEDYFKRKTVFADENEEFFDDNAARAVFFCKGALETVKKFGWPPDIIHCSGWMTSLIPMYLKTAYKKEPVFANSKIVYSLSPNSFKEKLGASFVKKATISNQIKEKDIELYKEGTNTALNRGAGKYADAVILAGDKVEKKVVDELKAEKGKIILPYKKENDDLGDYLALYNQLLGK from the coding sequence ATGTCCACAAAGAAAAGAATTCTTTTTATTGCCCAGGAGATGTCGCCGTATCTGGAATTGAGTGATTACGCGGCGATGGTCAATAAAATGGCAATTAAGTCCAATGAGGCGGGCCTGGAAGTGAGAGTGATCATGCCTAGATTTGGAATTATTAATGAGAGAAGACACCGCTTGCATGAGGTGGTAAGACTGTCGGGTATCAACATTGTGATAGACGGGGATGACTATCCGCTTATCATCAAGGTGGCCTCTCTTCCGAATGCCCGTTTGCAGGTGTATTTCCTGGATAATGAGGATTATTTCAAGCGTAAAACTGTTTTTGCCGACGAAAACGAAGAGTTTTTCGACGATAATGCAGCCCGCGCGGTATTCTTCTGTAAGGGAGCCCTGGAGACGGTGAAAAAATTTGGATGGCCTCCGGACATCATTCATTGCAGCGGATGGATGACTTCTTTGATCCCCATGTATCTGAAAACCGCCTATAAAAAAGAACCGGTTTTTGCCAATTCAAAGATTGTATATTCTTTATCTCCCAATTCCTTCAAGGAAAAGCTGGGTGCTTCTTTTGTTAAAAAAGCCACTATCAGCAACCAGATCAAGGAAAAAGATATTGAACTTTACAAGGAAGGTACCAATACAGCCCTCAACAGGGGAGCCGGTAAATACGCGGATGCGGTAATACTGGCAGGAGACAAGGTGGAGAAAAAAGTAGTAGATGAGTTAAAGGCCGAAAAAGGCAAGATCATCTTACCTTACAAGAAAGAAAATGATGATCTTGGTGATTACCTGGCGTTGTATAATCAATTGCTGGGCAAATAA
- a CDS encoding DUF4270 family protein: MKINFRNLSFVAAFFTLLYGSSGCNESTILGTGLIPPGDFVNAKDTTINNIIAHNILQYDSSVVNGYTYYKKILGSITTDPVVGKTHAFVYTQVSLPSGAFTFAGTGQTLDSVVLSLSYLGYSGDSTTPQTFRVYRMSDPAFRIDSNYAYNKPLLYNQSDLLGTATVTPLAVRDSVNVYGTMETAQLRIKLSSLFGNELLQQKSDGSFTNDSTFRAYLKGFAIVPDTMLGTNRNMFYLDLNNTNTKLTVFYKNSTDDSLRATFAFNQYASAHSNYFVRNYNGSEAARYINTSNPLGDSILFLQTNPGLYTKLTIPGLESFPNSVINRAELVITQITTGPTDMNNIFTEPGSLTLSQYVTGDSTKLPIDYTSGGAEYFGGTKKVVTNFGGVQVAQYTFNVGRYLQMLLKKVETNNGFRLQGYSPFIMDVNRVKVGGGNLSQYNMKLRIIYTKP; encoded by the coding sequence GTGAAGATTAATTTCAGGAACCTTAGCTTTGTAGCCGCTTTTTTTACCCTGCTGTATGGATCATCCGGTTGTAATGAGTCTACCATTCTTGGTACAGGACTGATACCCCCGGGGGATTTTGTTAATGCAAAGGATACTACTATCAATAACATCATTGCACATAATATCCTGCAATATGATTCATCTGTAGTAAACGGGTATACCTACTACAAAAAAATACTCGGCTCTATCACAACGGATCCTGTTGTTGGTAAAACACATGCTTTCGTATACACACAGGTGAGCTTACCCAGCGGCGCCTTTACTTTTGCAGGAACCGGTCAGACACTGGATTCCGTGGTACTGTCACTCAGCTACCTCGGATATAGCGGTGATTCTACCACACCCCAGACGTTCCGGGTATACCGCATGTCAGATCCTGCTTTCAGAATCGATTCCAACTATGCATATAACAAACCTTTACTGTATAACCAGTCAGACTTACTGGGTACCGCTACGGTAACACCGCTGGCAGTACGCGATTCTGTAAATGTTTATGGTACCATGGAAACCGCGCAGCTGCGGATCAAACTGAGCAGTCTTTTTGGTAACGAACTGCTGCAACAGAAATCAGACGGTTCTTTTACCAATGATTCTACTTTCCGTGCCTACCTGAAAGGTTTTGCCATTGTACCGGATACGATGCTGGGTACTAACAGGAACATGTTTTACCTGGATCTGAACAATACCAACACCAAGCTCACCGTGTTTTACAAGAATAGCACGGATGATTCCCTGCGTGCGACTTTTGCATTCAACCAGTATGCCAGTGCGCACTCCAATTATTTTGTGCGTAACTACAACGGTTCCGAAGCTGCCAGGTATATCAACACCAGTAACCCATTGGGCGATAGTATCCTGTTCCTGCAAACCAATCCGGGGCTATATACCAAACTGACGATTCCGGGTCTGGAATCGTTCCCTAATTCGGTTATTAACAGAGCTGAGCTGGTGATCACACAAATTACTACCGGGCCAACCGATATGAATAATATTTTTACTGAGCCAGGAAGCTTAACTTTGAGTCAGTATGTTACCGGAGACTCCACCAAACTCCCCATTGATTATACTTCAGGCGGCGCCGAATACTTTGGAGGTACCAAAAAGGTTGTCACTAATTTCGGAGGTGTGCAGGTTGCACAGTACACTTTCAATGTTGGCCGCTATCTGCAGATGCTCCTGAAAAAGGTAGAAACCAACAATGGCTTCAGGCTGCAGGGTTACTCTCCCTTTATCATGGATGTAAACCGTGTTAAAGTGGGAGGAGGAAATCTCTCACAGTACAATATGAAACTGAGAATTATTTATACCAAACCATAA